One stretch of Chroicocephalus ridibundus unplaced genomic scaffold, bChrRid1.1 SCAFFOLD_92, whole genome shotgun sequence DNA includes these proteins:
- the LOC134509569 gene encoding olfactory receptor 14A16-like produces MSNSSSITQFLLLAFADTWELQLLHFGLFLGTYLAALLANGLIITTIACDHHLHTPMYFFLLNLALLDLGSISTTVPKAMANSFWDTRAISYAGCVAQVFFFVFCAATEVYILTVMSYDRYVAICKPLHYGTLLGSRACVHMAAAAWGSGFLTALLHTANTFSLPLCQGNAVGQFFCEIPQILKLSCSDAYLREAGLLILSALLVFGCFVFIVLSYVQIFRAVLRIPSEQGQHKAFSTCLPHLAVVSLFISTGIFSHLKPPSISSPSLDLVMAVLYSVVPPAVNPLIYSMRNQELKESISKVVYWMFVNVDKFSITVHK; encoded by the coding sequence atgtccaacagcagctccatcacccagttcctcctcctggcattcgcagacacatgggagctgcagctcttgcacttcgggctcttcctgggcacctacctggctgccctcctggccaacggcctcatcatcaccaccatcgcctgtgaccaccacctccacacccccatgtacttcttcctcctcaacctcgccctccttgacctgggctccatctccaccactgtccccaaagccatggccaattccttctgggacaccagggccatctcctatgcaggatgtgttgcacaggtctttttctttgttttctgtgctgcaacagaggtttatattctcactgtcatgtcctatgaccgctacgttgccatctgcaaacccctgcactacgggaccctcctgggcagcagagcttgtgtccacatggcagcagctgcctggggcagtgggtttctcactgctctcctgcacacggccaatacattttccctacccctctgccagggcaatgctgtgggccagttcttctgtgaaatccctcaaatcctcaagctctcctgttcagatgcctacctcagggaagctgggcttcttatattaagtgctttgttagtttttggatgttttgtttttattgtcctgtcctacgtgcagatcttcagggccgtgctgaggatcccctctgagcagggacagcacaaagccttttccacgtgcctccctcacctggccgtggtctccctctttatcagtaCTGGCATATTTTCtcacctgaagcccccctccatctcctccccatcgcTGGATCTGGTgatggcagtgctgtactcagtggtgcctccagcagtgaaccccctcatctacagcatgaggaaccaggagctcaaggagtcCATTAGCAAAGTCGTTTATTGGATGTTTGTCAATGTTGATAAATTTTCCATCACTGTCCACAAATGA